One genomic segment of Brassica rapa cultivar Chiifu-401-42 unplaced genomic scaffold, CAAS_Brap_v3.01 Scaffold0725, whole genome shotgun sequence includes these proteins:
- the LOC103832297 gene encoding uncharacterized protein LOC103832297 has product MDDWFSYHGVPKKEKLSHAIKQLTRSAYKWWKGVDGARWKSQREAIKTWEDLKEAMIRKYVSSLPTPEIRERYPRRFSSHGSKEAKRVVPQQGHRSLIHQDQIGPNQGHTVLYDQSQPYEVPKTMERKNFVSQDTLARHKEKSDKPIFQEKAKVSPILDKFVYKSSPTGMSHLSLSKDVKTGPEVQKDTNSTSLLRSKVVHDLSPRDKEILNPKEEEPSSQGKSSKSEDLKYQTCYRCHKKGHYAVVCPTKQVLIEASLEKKTDLSMKSDSFIQSDLLVPNSCVMHLSLSKGVLTGIKEHEFKVEEPPGATPVMNQEKVQDTMQSMLLKEAKPVNKVSNQGKCQTPPRETGIDVCVLDVESKNESYLLTEVPRREPDHKPSHEPPHKWKSSVEQCVQMPRLKVIFSDLKTSKTLDYPDIMHLSLPKSFDPGIKEVEVHNHQGQKMQRRQQTRTSCPKKKIILQLVEAIKNVEKFSGCKGESFKEIPPDNLLLLEVIQFRGRNLFKGEGMLRPEIQQLNQRSTQHPTQPAKAPTRTYVH; this is encoded by the exons ATGGATGATTGGTTTTCATACCATGGCGTGCCAAAGAAAGAAAAGCTGAGCCATGCCATCAAACAACTCACCAGAAGTGCATACAAATGGTGGAAAGGTGTAGATGGTGCAAGATGGAAGAGTCAAAGAGAGGCTATCAAAACGTGGGAAGATCTTAAAGAGGCCATGATCAGGAAGTATGTATCCTCACTTCCAACACCAGAGATTAGAGAAAGGTACCCAAGGAGGTTTTCAAGCCATGGGTCCAAAGAGGCAAAGAGAGTGGTGCCACAACAAGGCCATAGAAGCTTGATCCATCAAGATCAGATTGGGCCAAACCAGGGGCACACAGTTCTCTATGATCAGTCCCAACCTTATGAGGTCCCAAAGACCATGGAGAGAAAGAACTTTGTCAGCCAAGACACGTTGGCCAGAcacaaagaaaaatcagacaaacctatttttcaagaaaaggccaaggtaagtcctatacttgataaatttgtttataaatcatctccaactggtatgagtcacttgtctttgtccaaggaTGTTAAGACAGGTCCTGAGGTCCAGAAAGACACGAACTCCACATCCTTGTTGAGATCCAAAGTTGTCCATGATTTAAGTCCAAGAGACAAGGAGATTTTAAACCCAAAGGAAGAAGAGCCATCAAGCCAAGGTAAGTCTTCTAAATCTGAGGATTTAAAAtatcagacatgttatagatgtcataagaAAGGACACTATGCTGTAGTTTGTCCTACTAAGCAAGTATTGATAGAAGCATcactagaaaagaaaacagatttatctatgaagagtgatagttttattcaatctgatttgttggttccaaattcttgtgtaatgcacttgtctttgtcaaaagGTGTTTTAACAGGAATTAAAGAGCATGAATTCAAAGTAGAGGAGCCACCAGGCGCCACACCAGTGATGAACCAGGAGAAGGTTCAAGACACAATGCAGTCCATGttgcttaaagaagcaaaaccagtAAATAAAGTATCAAACCAAGGTAAGTGTCAAACACCACCTAGAGAAACTGGTATTGACGTGTGTGTTCTTGATGTAGAGAGTAAAAATGAAAGCTATTTGCTTACTGAAGTTCCAAGGAGAGAACCAGACCATAAGCCCAGCCATGAACCACCTCACAAGTGGAAGTCTAGTGTTGAACAATGTGTTCAAATGCCAAGGCTTAAGGTAATCTTCTCTGATCTTAAAACGTCCAAGACACTTGATTATCCAgatataatgcacttgtctttgccaAAAAGTTTTGATCCAGGAATAAAAGAAGTTGAAGTTCATAACCACCAAGGTCAAAAGATGCAAAGAAGGCAGCAAACAAGAACAAGTTGTCCAAAGAAGAAAATCATTCTTCAACTTGTGGAAGCTATCAAA AATGTTGAGAAATTTTCAGGTTGCAAAGGAGAGAGCTTCAAAGAAATCCCACCGGATAATCTCTTGTTGCTAGAAGTtatacagtttcgaggtcgaaaccttttCAAGGGGGAGGGAATGTTGCGGCCAGAaattcagcagctgaaccagaggtcgacccaacaccctactcaaccagccaaggcgccaaccaggacatacgtgcactaa